One stretch of Shewanella sp. Arc9-LZ DNA includes these proteins:
- the asnC gene encoding transcriptional regulator AsnC, which yields MDSSFQRDELDNHILTALMQDARTPFAELAKRFNVSAGTIHVRVEKMKQAGIITGAQITVNPKALGYDVCCFIGINLKSAGDYPAAIAKLNELEEVVEAYYTTGNYSVFVKVMCQSIDGLQHVLINRIQSIDEIQSTETLISLQNPIVRSVKP from the coding sequence GTGGATAGCTCATTTCAACGTGATGAATTAGACAATCATATACTTACCGCACTTATGCAAGACGCCAGAACACCTTTTGCGGAACTGGCGAAACGTTTTAACGTCAGTGCTGGGACGATCCATGTTCGCGTTGAAAAAATGAAACAAGCTGGCATTATTACTGGTGCGCAAATTACCGTAAATCCCAAAGCGCTCGGTTATGATGTTTGCTGTTTTATCGGCATCAATTTAAAAAGTGCAGGCGATTATCCGGCTGCTATTGCCAAGCTAAATGAATTAGAAGAAGTAGTAGAAGCGTATTACACCACCGGAAATTACTCGGTATTTGTAAAGGTAATGTGCCAATCTATCGATGGATTGCAGCATGTGCTAATTAACCGTATTCAATCTATTGATGAAATCCAGTCTACTGAAACACTTATCAGCCTACAAAATCCCATCGTAAGATCGGTAAAGCCCTAG
- the rluA gene encoding bifunctional tRNA pseudouridine(32) synthase/23S rRNA pseudouridine(746) synthase RluA, producing MADFIYNPPTTPWLDIVYQDKDILVANKPSGLLSVPGREAIYHDSIYSRVLAEHPNAQIVHRLDMATSGVIVVALRRSAERELKRQFRDRETAKTYFARVAGHMKTSITKVDLPLICDWPKRPKQKVDHTVGKPSVTLVEVVSYGAKSTLVKLTPITGRSHQLRVHMMALGHPILGDGFYADALAKSLSPRLLLHAAALSITHPYSQQVMHFESPVTFMAPTADQ from the coding sequence ATGGCTGATTTCATTTACAACCCACCCACCACTCCTTGGCTAGATATTGTGTATCAAGACAAGGATATTCTGGTCGCAAACAAGCCCTCTGGACTACTATCGGTTCCAGGAAGAGAGGCTATTTATCATGACAGTATTTATTCTCGGGTTTTAGCTGAACATCCAAATGCGCAAATTGTACACCGATTAGACATGGCTACCTCAGGGGTTATTGTCGTCGCACTACGACGCAGTGCTGAACGAGAATTAAAACGTCAATTTCGTGATAGAGAAACAGCCAAAACCTATTTTGCTCGAGTGGCTGGTCATATGAAAACCAGTATCACTAAAGTCGATTTACCGCTAATTTGTGATTGGCCTAAAAGACCCAAACAAAAAGTAGACCACACTGTTGGAAAACCTTCGGTGACGTTAGTTGAAGTCGTAAGCTATGGTGCTAAGTCAACATTAGTCAAACTCACTCCTATTACTGGACGCTCGCATCAGCTTCGAGTCCATATGATGGCATTAGGCCACCCTATCCTTGGTGATGGATTTTATGCCGATGCTTTAGCAAAAAGCTTATCACCTAGGTTACTCCTTCATGCCGCGGCATTATCGATAACTCACCCCTACTCTCAACAAGTAATGCATTTTGAGTCTCCCGTCACGTTCATGGCCCCTACGGCGGATCAATAA
- a CDS encoding 2-hydroxyacid dehydrogenase has translation MRIGFFSAKPYDIRHFNSINETFKVDIEFFDYRLCMQNVKLAEGYEVVCAFVNDSLCEEVLVELEKGGTKIIAMRCAGFNNVDLIAAERLGMRVVNVPAYSPESVAEHSVALMLTLNRKIHKAYQRTRDANFALSGLVGFNMFGKTVGVIGTGKIGLATIKILLGFGCKVIAHDPYPNQAVIDLGVEYVSLESLYPQCDIISLHCPLTKDNHHLLNKVSFSQMKQGVMVINTSRGGLLDAFDAMEALKDGQIGSLGLDVYENEKGLFFEDKSNEIIQDDIFRRLSACHNVIFTGHQAFLTEEALNAIASTTLTNVTQLTTGQTCNNELF, from the coding sequence ATGAGAATTGGATTTTTTAGCGCAAAGCCTTACGACATTCGCCATTTCAATAGTATTAACGAAACCTTTAAGGTTGATATTGAATTCTTTGATTACCGACTTTGCATGCAAAACGTAAAATTAGCAGAAGGCTATGAAGTCGTGTGCGCGTTCGTCAACGACTCTTTATGTGAAGAAGTGTTAGTTGAGTTGGAAAAAGGCGGTACAAAAATAATCGCCATGCGTTGTGCTGGCTTTAATAATGTCGATCTGATTGCTGCCGAGCGATTAGGGATGAGAGTCGTTAACGTACCAGCATATTCACCTGAGTCAGTCGCCGAGCATTCAGTGGCCTTAATGTTGACCTTAAATCGTAAAATTCATAAAGCTTATCAACGCACTCGTGATGCCAATTTTGCGTTGTCGGGTTTAGTCGGATTTAACATGTTTGGCAAAACCGTTGGGGTGATTGGTACAGGTAAAATTGGTTTGGCCACCATTAAAATTTTATTAGGTTTTGGCTGTAAAGTGATCGCCCACGATCCTTATCCAAACCAAGCGGTAATTGATCTTGGCGTCGAATATGTCTCATTAGAAAGCCTGTATCCTCAATGCGATATCATTAGTTTGCATTGTCCGTTGACCAAAGATAACCATCATTTACTCAACAAGGTCAGTTTTAGCCAAATGAAGCAAGGTGTGATGGTGATTAACACCAGCCGCGGCGGACTATTAGACGCTTTTGATGCGATGGAAGCGTTAAAAGATGGCCAAATTGGCTCGTTAGGGCTTGATGTATATGAAAATGAAAAAGGATTATTTTTCGAAGATAAATCAAATGAGATTATTCAAGATGATATCTTCCGTCGTTTGTCTGCTTGTCATAATGTGATTTTTACCGGTCACCAAGCCTTTTTAACTGAAGAGGCATTAAATGCGATAGCCTCAACAACATTAACGAATGTGACTCAGTTGACCACAGGGCAAACCTGTAATAATGAGCTATTTTAA